Proteins encoded within one genomic window of Synechococcus sp. PCC 7335:
- the hisS gene encoding histidine--tRNA ligase, with product MSSIQAIRGTRDILPSESPLWVVIEGIARQVLSQSAYREIRTPIFEMSELFARGIGEATDAVGKEMYSFEDRGGRSIALRPEITAGLVRAFIQNKLFAQGGVQRLWHLGPAFRYERPQAGRQRQFHQLDVEILGSRDARADVEIIAIATQILNTLGLKALSLDLNSVGSGEDRRNYRDALVAYFTPYKLELDTDSRDRLDRNPLRILDSKDKRTQEIVTDAPSLLDFLSDDSRRHFDAVQQHLTNIGIDFTINPRLVRGLDYYTHTAFEIQSSDLGAQATVCGGGRYDGLVAQLGGPDTPAIGFGMGMERLVILLEQMGQYTTEPLLDIYLISRGKKAELQSVKLAHQLRQNGYSVEVDLSGSAFGKQFKRADRSGAVLGLILGDAEVDAQKVQLKWLGSNEQSELTQAELVKKMDEIKSKIAAVRAQSTL from the coding sequence ATGAGCAGCATTCAGGCCATCCGTGGAACCCGTGATATTCTGCCGTCAGAATCTCCTTTGTGGGTGGTGATAGAAGGTATTGCTCGCCAGGTACTCTCTCAGTCGGCCTATAGAGAGATTCGGACGCCTATCTTTGAGATGAGTGAGCTGTTTGCTCGTGGGATTGGAGAGGCGACAGATGCGGTTGGTAAGGAGATGTACAGCTTTGAAGATCGCGGTGGCCGTTCGATTGCTCTGCGGCCTGAAATCACTGCTGGATTGGTGCGAGCCTTCATTCAAAATAAGCTGTTTGCTCAAGGTGGTGTGCAGCGGTTGTGGCACCTTGGGCCAGCGTTTCGATATGAGCGGCCTCAAGCAGGACGGCAGCGGCAGTTTCACCAGCTTGATGTAGAGATTCTAGGCAGCAGAGATGCGCGGGCGGATGTAGAGATTATCGCGATCGCTACCCAAATTCTCAACACCCTTGGTTTGAAGGCGCTCAGTCTGGATCTAAACTCTGTCGGCAGTGGGGAAGATCGCCGCAACTATAGAGATGCCTTAGTCGCCTATTTCACACCTTACAAGCTAGAGCTTGATACCGACTCGCGCGATCGCCTGGATCGTAATCCCCTTCGCATTCTAGATAGCAAAGACAAGCGCACCCAGGAGATCGTTACCGATGCGCCTAGTCTGCTCGACTTTCTCTCTGATGATTCCCGGCGCCACTTCGATGCCGTTCAACAGCACCTGACTAACATCGGCATTGACTTTACAATCAATCCCCGGCTTGTCCGCGGCCTAGACTACTACACCCATACGGCCTTTGAGATTCAATCTTCTGATCTAGGCGCACAAGCGACTGTCTGTGGAGGCGGCCGCTACGACGGATTGGTCGCTCAGCTAGGTGGCCCAGACACTCCGGCTATTGGCTTTGGCATGGGTATGGAGCGGCTCGTTATCTTACTAGAGCAGATGGGGCAGTACACCACCGAGCCTCTGCTAGATATTTATCTGATCTCACGGGGTAAGAAAGCAGAGCTGCAATCGGTAAAACTTGCTCATCAACTTCGGCAGAACGGTTATTCGGTCGAAGTTGACCTAAGTGGTAGTGCCTTTGGTAAGCAGTTCAAACGAGCCGATCGTAGCGGTGCGGTGCTAGGTCTAATCCTGGGCGATGCCGAGGTCGACGCTCAAAAAGTGCAGCTTAAATGGTTAGGCTCTAACGAGCAGTCAGAGCTCACCCAAGCAGAACTAGTTAAAAAGATGGACGAGATTAAATCTAAGATAGCTGCAGTTCGTGCCCAATCTACTCTCTAG
- a CDS encoding TerC family protein, whose amino-acid sequence MLDRLLEMSPTLGGDTLLLLPVLILLELVLSADNAIALAAIAKGLETPALQKKALNIGLIVAFILRISLILAASWVLKYWQFEIAGAVYLLWLVYQHFLADDDDADEHTGPRFSSLWKAIPTIALTDLAFSLDSVTTAIALSKDVLIVLLGGTIGIIALRFMAGLFIRWLSIYVHLEDAGFVTVAIVGLRLIVRVINPEWVPPEWVMVSLIFGLFAWGFSERVSMPTIAKSEISVAIPDLSSAVADEEEVADTLLLTNDVDTLLLTNKDQ is encoded by the coding sequence ATGTTAGATCGCCTACTTGAAATGTCTCCCACTTTAGGAGGAGATACGCTGCTGCTGCTGCCTGTCCTAATTCTTTTAGAACTGGTGCTCTCTGCTGATAATGCGATTGCTCTTGCTGCGATCGCCAAAGGGCTTGAGACGCCTGCCCTTCAAAAAAAAGCACTCAACATCGGTCTTATCGTTGCTTTTATCCTGAGAATATCCCTGATTTTAGCGGCTAGCTGGGTACTTAAATATTGGCAGTTTGAGATTGCGGGGGCGGTTTACTTACTTTGGCTGGTCTATCAGCACTTTCTTGCAGACGATGATGATGCTGATGAACATACTGGGCCAAGATTCAGTTCGCTGTGGAAAGCGATTCCTACGATTGCGCTTACTGACCTGGCTTTTTCTCTAGATAGTGTGACGACTGCGATCGCCCTCTCTAAAGATGTTCTTATTGTTCTACTAGGCGGCACGATTGGTATTATTGCTCTTCGCTTCATGGCTGGGCTTTTCATTCGCTGGCTATCTATTTATGTCCACCTAGAAGACGCTGGATTTGTTACGGTTGCCATTGTCGGTTTGCGTCTAATCGTCCGCGTTATCAACCCTGAGTGGGTTCCTCCAGAATGGGTAATGGTTAGCCTTATCTTTGGCCTCTTTGCCTGGGGATTTTCCGAAAGAGTCTCTATGCCCACTATTGCTAAATCAGAAATCTCAGTCGCCATTCCTGATCTTTCTAGCGCAGTTGCTGATGAAGAAGAAGTAGCAGATACGTTACTGCTTACCAATGATGTAGATACGCTACTGCTTACTAATAAAGACCAGTAG